Within Celeribacter marinus, the genomic segment GGTCATGGTCGTCTCCTATGGGGGATTTGTGCGGTTGTCGCGCTAGATCGAAACGGCGCATTGCTCACGGCATGGGGATATCGGTCGTAAACTTGGGCACGTTATAACCCGCTTGCACAGCGGGGCGCGCGGCGATCCGCACATACCAGTCTTTGATGTTCGAAAAGGCATTCAAATCAACCTCATGCCATTCAAACCGCGACACCCACGGCCAACACGCCATATCTGCAATGGAATAGGTGCCACGCCCCGCCCCCGCGATAAAGTCGCGTCCATCCAGTCGGGTGTTCAACACCGTATACAACCGCTGCGCTTCAGTGGCGTAGCGCTTTTCAGCCGCCTCCGATTGACCTTTGTTATACTTCAAAAAGTAGTGGGCCTGCCCCAGCATTGGACCCAAACCGCCCATTTGCCACATCAACCACTCAACCATCCGCCAATACTCATCGCCCTCGCATTGGAACTTTTGGAACTTGTTCGCGAGGTACATCATAATGGCCCCCGTCTCCATCATCTGTATGCCCGTCTCATGATCAACAATCGCGGGAATGCGGTTGTTCGGGGCGATTTTTAGAAAATCTGGCGCGAATTGCTCATCCTTGGTGATATCGATGGCGTGCGCCGTGTACGGCACGCCAAGTTCCTCAAGCAAGATTGACACCTTGCGACCGTTCGGTGTTGTCCATGTGTAGAGATCAATCATCTATTGGCCTTTCGCGTGTGTCTGTGCCTGTTTTGCAAATGTCATGGTCATGCGGCGTCACGCTGCCGTGTCCGTCACATCGATTCTGTAGCCTGCGCGCGGGAAATGAACGCACACAGTGCCTACATCTTCGGCGCTACGCTCAATCACCACGGTCTCGGCATCGGCATAGCGCAACGTCCCTGCAACGGGCTGCTCGCCGCCATTCACATCGGGGCGGACCGTTACGGATTGTCCAACCGCGAGGCCCTGGGGATCGTGAGCGGCCACGCCCGTCTGTGCGTTAGGCTCCAGCCCCTTTGCGCGCGCAATGGCATCTTGCGGGTCCATTTCACGAGACGTTCCATGGCCGATGCTCTGCACATTTGCCTCCCAACGTTCGAGCTCTTTGAATTGCGCCAGAAAGGATGGACCATCTGCCCACCTGCCCCGCAAAAACCAGACCACATGGTAAAATTGTGCGTCAATCGCAGCGGGCTGCTCGCCCAGTAAAAACGCCCGCCCGTCAGACAGTTGTGTGTTCAGCCATGACAGAGGCGCACGCAGTTGCGACACCAGATGCGGCAGATCGGCGTTGGCTTGTTTGAGGGCTGCTGCCCAGTCCTCGCCCAGATAAAGACGCCCGCGATCCGCCGCGAATTCCTTGTCTAGACCATCGCCCGCAGCCCCTAGAATGTGACGCACAGTTTGATCGAACAAAGCCCCGTCCGTCCACCGGCTCAGGCACCACATTAACCCCTGTTCTGATGTGGGCATCAAAGAGGGTGACGCAAACCGCCGTTCAAGTTCGCGAATGATACACTGGCTATCGCAATAGATATCCGCACCGATTTGCATGACTGGCGTGCGGCGATACCCGCCCGTGAGCGCCGTCAGCATTGGTTTGGGCGGCAGGCGTGGAATGTCCACACTGCGCCACGCAAGCCCTTTGATCCCAAAGACGACTCTGACTTTTTCAGCGACAGGCGATTGCGGATAGGCGTGGAAAATCACTTCGGATGATGGATCGGACACTTTGTATTCCTTTGCGAACAGCACGTTCAGTCATGGGCCGTATATGGGGCGATAACCGCCGGAAAATCATATGCAACACGGTCGTGACTTACGGGTGTTCGTGCGAGACCACTTAGGCGGTGATCCCGAGGGCGTAGTCCGCAACATCCTTTAGGGACGATCCTATGTGATGCGGCGCAACGCCAAGACGCTCCATAGGATGCCCGTACCGGTTGAGCCAGATGGTATGGTAACCGAACCAGGTTGCACCACAAATATCCCAACAGTTCGATGACACAAACAAAATATCTTTGGCCGCACATCCCAAGGCATCCGGCCCCATTTGATAGGCTTGTGGCGCGGTCTTGAACTGCTTCACAGCATCGACGCTCAAAACATGCTCGAAATATCCGCCAAGCCCTGAGGCAGTTATCGCCTGATCAAGCATCCAAGGCGTGCCATTGGACAAAATCGACAGGGTGATCCCTGCCTCCTTGAGGCGGTGCAACTGGTCGACATTCTCGGGGAACGCCGACAACGCGGCATACTGCCCCATCAAGCGATCTCGTGCGGCAGCGGTCAGGTCAAGACCAAGCGCCTCACAGGCATACTCAAGCGCATCCCCCGTCACCTGCCAGAAATCCGCATATTGGTCACACAACGTGCGCAAGCGGGTGTATTCAATTTGCTTGTCGCGCCAAATAACAGCCAACTGCGCGCCCTTGTCCGCAAAGAGATCTTCGGCCAAGGCGCTGACCGAATACACATCGAACAAGGTTCCGTAGGCGTCAAAAGCGATGGCGTTGGGGCGCATTGTTGCGTCTCTTTTCTGTCAAGTTTGGACCTCTGACATCATCAGGACCATAAGTTCATCACAAATGAAAGCTTACCTGCGTCAAATCAGCCCTAAACGCCCTGCACACCCCCGTTGCATTCCTTGACCTCCAAGACATGAGGGGTCAAAAACCATTTAGGGCACACCCTTTGAAATCGGCTAAACTACTCTAAAGGCGCGTATTTGATCTATAAGTGGCCTCCAATTGCGGCATCCGCCAAAAATGCCCAACCTGCTTTGGAACAGGATACGCGCCGTAGGTTCCATTTCGACACCGCCGTGATATGACGGAGAGCGCAGACCTACCTTTCACCGATATCGCGAGTTCTCGTGACCTCAACCACACCCAACACCATAGCAAACGACACCGACAGCCCCGTCTCGCGCGCAGGGCTGATGGCAGCTGGCGCGGCCCAGCATCGCCGCGCCAGTGTTTTGTCCGTGGCCTCAGGACTGCTATGGCCTGTACAAGCGGCGGTCGTGGCCTATGCCTTGGGCGGATTGCTCACCGGACAGACGGTCTTTGCGCTTGGCATCGCGATAGCCTTTGCCGGCCTTGGGCTATTGCGGGCGGGACTGACGATGGCAAGCGAGGCATACGCACAGGCCGCCGCACAGACGATCATTCACCGCGCGCGCGCGCATATCGTAGCTGTTGAAGCGCGCCGCGCCGCAGATAGCCCCTTTGGTGGGGCCGGCGCCATCACGGCATTGGCCAGTGAAAAGCTCGACCTGCTTGTGCCATTTATCACGCGCTACGCCCCTGCACGGGCGCGGGTGATGGTGGTGCCGCTTGTGATCTTGATGCTTGCACTATCGCAATCGTGGGCGGTGGCCCTTGTTCTTATGATCTCCGGCCCGTTGATCCCCATTTTCATGGCGCTCATCGGTCTGGCCGCAAAAGAGACGAGCCAGAAACACCTAAGGGAAATCGGCAACCTCAACGACATGTTGGTCGAAAGACTATCGGCCTTGGTCGATATCCGCCTTTTGGGCGCGCGGGACGCGGTTTTAGACGGGTTTTCAGGTCAGGCCACGGATTTGCGCCACCGCACGATGGCCGTTTTGCGCGTGGCGTTTTTATCCTCCACGGTGCTTGAGCTGTTCGCAGCAATCGGTGTGGCGATGGTCGCGGTCTATGTCGGGTTTTCGCTGCTCGGCACGCTCGGCTTTGGCACATGGAGCGGCGCATTGACGCCGCAAGTCGGGATCTTTTTGCTGTTGTTGACACCCGAGTTCTATCAACCCCTGCGAGATCTGTCGGCGGCGTGGCACGACAAAGCGGCGGCAGACGCGGTGTTCGACGAACTCCACACATGGGACGCCCAACAAACGGCCGTCTTAATGGGTCAGGGCGGCGTGTGCGCGCCTTTGACGGGGGCGCCCTCGATTGCGCTGCGCGGATGTGCACTGCAAAACGGTATAGTCTTGGCTGACATCGAGATTGCAGCAGGCGAGAGCGTGGCGATCATGGGGCCAAGTGGCGCAGGCAAAACCACGGCCCTGCGGCTCATGGCAGGGCTAGAGGGACCGAATGTCG encodes:
- a CDS encoding glutathione S-transferase family protein yields the protein MIDLYTWTTPNGRKVSILLEELGVPYTAHAIDITKDEQFAPDFLKIAPNNRIPAIVDHETGIQMMETGAIMMYLANKFQKFQCEGDEYWRMVEWLMWQMGGLGPMLGQAHYFLKYNKGQSEAAEKRYATEAQRLYTVLNTRLDGRDFIAGAGRGTYSIADMACWPWVSRFEWHEVDLNAFSNIKDWYVRIAARPAVQAGYNVPKFTTDIPMP
- a CDS encoding glutathione S-transferase family protein, with the protein product MSDPSSEVIFHAYPQSPVAEKVRVVFGIKGLAWRSVDIPRLPPKPMLTALTGGYRRTPVMQIGADIYCDSQCIIRELERRFASPSLMPTSEQGLMWCLSRWTDGALFDQTVRHILGAAGDGLDKEFAADRGRLYLGEDWAAALKQANADLPHLVSQLRAPLSWLNTQLSDGRAFLLGEQPAAIDAQFYHVVWFLRGRWADGPSFLAQFKELERWEANVQSIGHGTSREMDPQDAIARAKGLEPNAQTGVAAHDPQGLAVGQSVTVRPDVNGGEQPVAGTLRYADAETVVIERSAEDVGTVCVHFPRAGYRIDVTDTAA
- a CDS encoding haloacid dehalogenase type II yields the protein MRPNAIAFDAYGTLFDVYSVSALAEDLFADKGAQLAVIWRDKQIEYTRLRTLCDQYADFWQVTGDALEYACEALGLDLTAAARDRLMGQYAALSAFPENVDQLHRLKEAGITLSILSNGTPWMLDQAITASGLGGYFEHVLSVDAVKQFKTAPQAYQMGPDALGCAAKDILFVSSNCWDICGATWFGYHTIWLNRYGHPMERLGVAPHHIGSSLKDVADYALGITA
- the cydD gene encoding thiol reductant ABC exporter subunit CydD, with the translated sequence MTSTTPNTIANDTDSPVSRAGLMAAGAAQHRRASVLSVASGLLWPVQAAVVAYALGGLLTGQTVFALGIAIAFAGLGLLRAGLTMASEAYAQAAAQTIIHRARAHIVAVEARRAADSPFGGAGAITALASEKLDLLVPFITRYAPARARVMVVPLVILMLALSQSWAVALVLMISGPLIPIFMALIGLAAKETSQKHLREIGNLNDMLVERLSALVDIRLLGARDAVLDGFSGQATDLRHRTMAVLRVAFLSSTVLELFAAIGVAMVAVYVGFSLLGTLGFGTWSGALTPQVGIFLLLLTPEFYQPLRDLSAAWHDKAAADAVFDELHTWDAQQTAVLMGQGGVCAPLTGAPSIALRGCALQNGIVLADIEIAAGESVAIMGPSGAGKTTALRLMAGLEGPNVGQITLAGVALTDATADAWRARVGWMPQAPHFLNASVRHNVQLGRAGDLSAALEHAAVESVINRLPQGLNTRLGETGGGLSGGEARRVTLARAIFAQPDVIIADEPTADLDRKTADAVTNGLLAQVARGATVIVATHDPDLAAKMDRIISIEASQ